In Mixophyes fleayi isolate aMixFle1 chromosome 4, aMixFle1.hap1, whole genome shotgun sequence, the following proteins share a genomic window:
- the LOC142152137 gene encoding guanylyl cyclase-activating protein 1-like, producing the protein MGSTSSSTVDDLQAVEIHHWYKKFMTECPSGQLTLHEFKQFFGLRGLSGEANSYIEQMFRTFDMNKDGYIDFMEYVAALSLVLRGKIEQKLRWYFKLYDVDGNGCIDRHELLNIIKAVRAINGCDHDTTAEEFTNRVFDKIDINGDGELSLEEFVEGARKDEEFMDVMMKSLDLTHIMTMINNRRHSV; encoded by the exons ATGGGAAGTACTAGCAGCTCTACGGTGGATGACCTACAGGCAGTGGAGATCCATCACTGGTACAAGAAGTTCATGACTGAGTGTCCATCGGGTCAGCTTACTCTTCATGAATTTAAACAATTCTTTGGTTTGCGTGGACTAAGTGGAGAAGCCAACAGCTATATAGAGCAAATGTTCCGTACCTTTGATATGAACAAG GATGGATACATTGATTTTATGGAGTATGTTGCAGCTCTCAGCCTGGTTCTCCGAGGGAAGATTGAGCAGAAACTGCGTTGGTATTTCAAACTCTATGATGTAGATGGGAATGGCTGCATTGATCGACATGAGCTGCTTAATATAATCAAG GCAGTGCGAGCAATTAATGGCTGTGACCATGACACCACAGCTGAGGAGTTTACTAATCGAGTATTTGACAAGATTGATATAAATGGAGATG GGGAGCTATCTCTGGAAGAGTTTGTGGAGGGTGCTCGGAAGGACGAGGAATTTATGGATGTGATGATGAAAAGTCTGGATCTGACCCACATAATGACAATGATTAACAACCGGAGGCACAGCGTGTGA